The Meiothermus sp. genome segment GAAGCCGGTACCATTCTGGCCCTCCCCAAGGCCGACAACCTGCACAAGGGGATGGAACTATGGCAGGGGGAACGCCCCGAGTTTCCTACAGCACGCCTGCCTGACCCGGTAGCAATGCTGGCCATTGCACCCGAAACCCGTAGCGACGAGGCCAAGCTCGGAGACGCGCTGCGCAAGCTGCTGGAAGAAGACCCCAGCCTGAAGTTCGAACGCAACCCCGAGACCGGTGAGCAAATCCTGTGGGGCATGGGCGACCTGCATCTGGAAACCGCCAGGGAACGCCTGGCCGACTATGGGGTGAAAATCACCAGCCGCCCCCCTAAAATCCCCTACCGCGAAACCATACGCAAGAAGGCCGAAGGCCAGGGCAAGCACAAGAAGCAGACCGGCGGGCACGGGCAGTACGGCGATGTATGGCTGCGGTTAGAACCCCACGAAGACTACGAGTTTGTTTGGGAAATTACCGGCGGCGTAATTCCCACCAAGTACATGGAGTCGGTGGAAATGGGCATCCAGGAGGCCGCCAAAACCGGGCCTCTGGCCGGTTACCCGGTGATTGGCTTCAGGGCTGCGGTTTACCACGGCTCCTACCACGATGTGGACAGCTCTGACATGGCCTTTCAGTTGGCCGCCCAACTGGCATTCAAAAACGTGGTGGCGCAGGCCAGCCCCACCCTCCTGGAGCCCATCTACACCCTCAAAATTTTTGTCCCGCAAGACCGGGTAGGCGATATTTTGTCCGACATGCAGTCGCGGCGCGGGCGCATCCTGGGCATGGATCAGGACGGCGCGCTGGCGGTGGTGAGCGCAGAGGCTCCCCTGGCCGAAATCCTCGAGTACAGCCGCACCCTCTCCGGGCTGACCCAGGGAACCGGGGCCTATAGCCTCGAGTTCTCCCATTACGCCGAGGTGCCGCCCAACCTGGCCCAGAAAATTATTGCCGAACGGCAGAAGGCCGAAGCCTAGACTTGCCCGCCATCGGCCCTATTCCTGCCCAAAGCCCCTGGGCCTCCGGTTCTGGCTACCCCTGGTCTGGCGCAGGCGTGGGCCAGTACCCCTTTTCGCTCATCCAGTCGTAGGTTCGGGCGGCCATGCTAATGGTCTCGGCGGCGAGCAGGTAGGCCACCAGTTCCTTGTTCAAAGAAGGCTCCCAGCGCAGGCTTTGCACTGCGCTGAGCAGCATGTTAACCATCAGGTCGGCCAAAAAAGCAGCCTCGGGGCGGCCTCCATCGGGGATAGCCAGCGGCTTCAACAAGGTCATGAGGTGCTGGGTGAGTTCGTCGCGGATACTTTGCTGTATGGCAGCCAGGGTGCGCCCCAGCGGCGTGGGCTCTCGAAAGTAGCGCAACAAAAGCTCCACAAACTGCCACTGGGCCTCGAGCTGATCTAAAATCCTGTGGTACTGGGCCAGCACCAGATTGAAGTCGTTCACCCCTTCTTCGCGCAATAGGGAAAGCCCCTCACGAATGGAGTCCTGGATGCGCCGCCCGATGTGTTCGGCGGCTGCAACGACGCAGTCCTCGAGGCTGGCAAAGTGCGCATAGAAGCCCGACTGCACGATGCCCGCATCGTGGGCGACTCGAGCCGTGGAAATAGCCTCCAGACCTTCACGGCTCAGGATCTCGACCGTGGCCTGGATAAGCCGCTCGCGGGTGGCCTGGCCGTCTCGGCGCTTTCGTAGGGGCTTGGCGTTGGAGCTCATGGTTTCCTGACCGAACATTAACACACCATTTAGTTTCCATGTCTGTAAGTTGTGCAAGTAAAATGATTGAACTATCATTCTTATGGGCAGTGACCCAAGGAGGAAACATGCGGCAGCTCAAACCTCTTTTGAAAATCCTTGCCTCAGGGATGGTAGGTCTATTGGCAGCTTGTGGTCAACAACCCACCACCGACCCAATTTCTAAAGCCGATGCCCAGAAGCTCAAGGACTCGCTAACACAGAGCAATAAATACCTCGTTGCAGCCATCGCCAGCCCATCGGGGGTCGTCACCACCAATACCGCAGGCGGGCTGAGCCTGCCTTCTCCGGTAGCCAACCTGATTCTGGCCTCTGGGCTGCAACCCCAATCCATCAACTGTACGGCCAGCGAAACCCCCCCCAAGGCACAGCAACAAGACCTGGACAACGACAAGATTCCGCTACAGGCTACCTACAGGGTAGACTGCACGGTCGGCGACACTCGGCTCAGGGGGGGCATCGTGCTGAGGGACAAAGACGACAACAACCCCACCAGCGGC includes the following:
- a CDS encoding TetR/AcrR family transcriptional regulator, translating into MFGQETMSSNAKPLRKRRDGQATRERLIQATVEILSREGLEAISTARVAHDAGIVQSGFYAHFASLEDCVVAAAEHIGRRIQDSIREGLSLLREEGVNDFNLVLAQYHRILDQLEAQWQFVELLLRYFREPTPLGRTLAAIQQSIRDELTQHLMTLLKPLAIPDGGRPEAAFLADLMVNMLLSAVQSLRWEPSLNKELVAYLLAAETISMAARTYDWMSEKGYWPTPAPDQG